The proteins below come from a single Synechococcus sp. WH 8101 genomic window:
- a CDS encoding DUF4330 domain-containing protein — MASGPRFRSISAIDGVAAVIGLAALAGVLWSPKLSNTVARATGSVKPVQISVDVRGVPAADPSKLIQEALANGRTSIVIRNQPHGSVRLVKVDDITRQLVTLTPEGRVVTAEDPNRLRQSTLDARFVLEGEATVSKSGVVMAGTNLKIGTPVELEGPRYRVNGTVSGVEVE, encoded by the coding sequence ATGGCCAGCGGACCCCGCTTCAGATCGATCAGCGCCATCGATGGCGTCGCTGCCGTGATCGGACTGGCTGCCTTGGCCGGTGTGCTCTGGAGCCCGAAGCTCAGCAACACCGTCGCTCGCGCTACCGGCTCTGTGAAGCCCGTGCAGATCAGCGTGGATGTGCGCGGTGTGCCGGCGGCTGATCCCTCCAAGTTGATTCAGGAGGCGCTCGCCAACGGCCGCACCAGCATCGTGATTCGAAACCAGCCCCATGGCTCGGTCCGTCTGGTGAAAGTCGATGACATCACCCGACAACTGGTGACCCTCACCCCCGAGGGGCGGGTGGTGACGGCGGAGGATCCGAATCGGCTCAGGCAGAGCACCCTTGATGCTCGCTTTGTCTTGGAAGGGGAGGCGACGGTCTCCAAAAGTGGTGTGGTGATGGCCGGCACCAATCTGAAGATCGGCACCCCGGTGGAGCTCGAGGGGCCGCGTTATCGGGTGAACGGCACCGTCAGCGGCGTCGAGGTGGAGTGA
- the dapF gene encoding diaminopimelate epimerase gives MLQFSKYQGLGNDFILLEGRSGQLSAAICEPDPAWVRRLCDRRFGIGADGIILALPPAAAGELRMRIFNADGSEAEMCGNGIRCLARFLADSDGDAPGRTWRIETAAGMIIPTLLADGQIQVDMGRPFLQPEQVPTTLPVGAAGLPQGEVELDGRRLALAAAGMGNPHVVVTVDDLDQIPFERWGAALEVDALFPAKTNVHFLQVLSPNRLQIRVWERGAGPTLACGTGACATLVAAHLLGLAEATAEVLLPGGPLTISWPDRSGSILMTGPAEAVFDGVLVPELVPADMPADVAADPVLPEVDVPIPDAAPESSLDCARDCSDTCQQPERCLREEAQKEVQSLLSSMSLDAMINLAGESLEQRTRARMDRDRGA, from the coding sequence ATGCTCCAGTTCAGCAAGTATCAGGGTCTCGGCAACGATTTCATCCTGCTCGAGGGGCGTTCGGGGCAGCTGTCTGCGGCGATCTGCGAACCAGACCCCGCCTGGGTGCGGCGTCTGTGCGACCGACGCTTCGGCATCGGCGCCGACGGCATCATCCTGGCGCTTCCACCAGCGGCGGCAGGTGAGTTGCGGATGCGCATCTTCAACGCCGATGGCAGTGAGGCCGAGATGTGTGGCAACGGCATCCGCTGTCTCGCCCGCTTCCTCGCCGACAGCGACGGCGATGCCCCCGGTCGCACCTGGCGGATCGAAACCGCCGCCGGAATGATCATTCCCACCTTGCTGGCTGATGGTCAGATCCAGGTCGACATGGGGCGGCCCTTTCTGCAGCCGGAGCAGGTGCCCACCACCTTGCCGGTGGGTGCTGCGGGCCTGCCGCAGGGGGAGGTGGAGCTGGATGGTCGCCGCCTGGCACTGGCCGCCGCCGGGATGGGCAATCCCCACGTCGTCGTGACAGTGGACGATCTGGATCAGATCCCTTTTGAACGTTGGGGGGCGGCCCTGGAGGTGGATGCCCTCTTCCCCGCCAAGACCAACGTGCATTTTCTCCAGGTGTTGAGCCCCAACCGTCTGCAGATCCGCGTCTGGGAACGGGGTGCGGGCCCGACCTTGGCCTGCGGCACCGGAGCTTGCGCCACCCTCGTGGCGGCCCACCTGCTCGGTCTGGCGGAGGCCACAGCGGAGGTGCTACTCCCCGGCGGCCCGCTCACGATCAGCTGGCCGGATCGCTCCGGCTCGATCCTGATGACCGGTCCGGCAGAGGCGGTGTTTGATGGCGTTCTGGTGCCGGAGCTAGTGCCTGCCGATATGCCTGCCGATGTGGCCGCTGATCCGGTCCTCCCTGAGGTCGATGTGCCCATCCCTGACGCAGCCCCGGAGAGCTCACTTGATTGCGCCCGCGACTGCAGCGACACCTGTCAGCAACCGGAGCGCTGTCTGCGGGAGGAAGCGCAGAAGGAGGTGCAATCGCTGCTGTCGTCCATGTCGCTTGACGCCATGATCAATCTGGCCGGCGAGAGCCTGGAGCAGCGCACGCGGGCGCGGATGGATCGGGATCGTGGTGCTTGA
- the leuS gene encoding leucine--tRNA ligase yields the protein MTAATPSNSAPAQPGGQRYTPLELEERWQRQWKAEGLDRTQEPAEGQKAFYALSMFPYPSGTLHMGHVRNYVITDVIARAQRMRGDAVLHPMGWDAFGLPAENAAIERGVNPADWTDRNIAQMKAQLNRLGLSIDWQREQATCHDDYYRWTQWLFLELHEGGLAYQKEATVNWDPIDQTVLANEQVDGDGRSWRSGALVEQRKLRQWFLRITDYADALLDDLEQLQGWPERVRTMQANWIGRSRGAEIDFAVVEPGGATTGEHITVFTTRPDTLYGASYVVLAPDHPLVEALTSEAQRDAVTAFRDLMETLSQDERTADDQPKRGLPLGSHVINPVNGESLPIWIADYVLSDYGTGAVMGVPAHDQRDFLFARQHQLPLRQVVQAPGQDGPDPLGEAWTEAGVLVNSGRFDGLTSNGAKAAITAFGEEHGWARATVQYRLRDWLISRQRYWGCPIPIIHCPSCGAVPVPREQLPVELPRTVELSGRGGSPLAQLESWKAVACPCCGADAQRETDTMDTFMCSSWYFLRFADPRNQEKPFSAEAIARWLPVQQYVGGIEHAILHLLYARFFTKALHDRGLLTIREPFQRLLTQGMVQGVTYRNPSTGRYVPSAQVSDPADPRDPDDGSRLEILFEKMSKSKHNGVDPAAVIDRYGADTARMFILFKAPPEKDLEWDDADVEGQFRFLQRLWRLVDQAAGCGVALATPLPLPTELTPDDREARRAIHSAIAAIDEDLSGELQFNTAISELMKLANALGGGLDQLSEAVRQEALSALIRLLAPFAPHLAEEFWLRLGGHGSVHRQAWPSHDPEALVQDSIELVIQVKGKVRGSVTVPADADRETLEQLALASDVAQKWLEGQPPRRVIVVPGKLVNLVP from the coding sequence GTGACCGCCGCGACCCCGTCGAATTCCGCCCCAGCCCAGCCCGGTGGCCAGCGCTACACCCCCCTGGAGCTGGAGGAACGTTGGCAGCGTCAATGGAAGGCCGAGGGGCTTGATCGCACCCAGGAACCGGCCGAGGGGCAGAAGGCTTTCTATGCCCTTTCGATGTTCCCCTATCCCTCGGGAACACTGCACATGGGGCATGTGCGCAACTACGTGATCACCGATGTGATCGCAAGGGCGCAGCGGATGCGCGGCGATGCGGTGCTTCACCCGATGGGCTGGGATGCCTTCGGACTGCCGGCGGAGAACGCAGCGATCGAGCGTGGTGTGAATCCGGCCGACTGGACCGATCGCAACATCGCCCAGATGAAAGCCCAGCTGAATCGACTCGGCCTCTCGATCGACTGGCAACGGGAACAGGCCACGTGCCACGACGATTACTACCGCTGGACCCAGTGGTTGTTCCTCGAGCTGCATGAGGGCGGGCTGGCTTATCAGAAGGAAGCGACGGTCAACTGGGATCCAATCGACCAGACCGTGCTGGCCAACGAACAGGTGGATGGCGATGGCCGCTCCTGGCGCTCCGGCGCCCTGGTGGAGCAACGCAAACTGCGTCAATGGTTCCTGCGGATCACCGACTACGCCGACGCCCTGCTGGACGATCTCGAGCAGCTCCAGGGGTGGCCGGAACGGGTGCGCACCATGCAGGCGAACTGGATCGGTCGCTCCCGCGGAGCAGAAATCGATTTCGCTGTGGTCGAGCCGGGCGGGGCCACGACGGGTGAACACATCACCGTGTTCACCACCCGCCCCGACACCCTGTATGGCGCCAGTTATGTGGTGCTCGCTCCCGACCATCCCCTGGTGGAGGCCCTGACCAGCGAGGCCCAGCGTGACGCCGTCACCGCGTTCCGCGACCTGATGGAGACCCTCTCCCAGGACGAACGCACGGCAGACGATCAACCCAAACGCGGCCTGCCGCTCGGCAGCCACGTCATCAATCCGGTGAACGGCGAATCGCTGCCGATCTGGATCGCCGATTACGTGCTGTCGGACTACGGCACCGGCGCCGTCATGGGGGTGCCCGCCCATGACCAGCGCGACTTTCTGTTTGCGCGGCAGCATCAGCTGCCGCTGCGCCAGGTGGTGCAAGCCCCTGGCCAGGACGGTCCTGACCCCCTGGGGGAAGCCTGGACCGAAGCCGGTGTGCTGGTGAACTCAGGCCGGTTTGATGGCCTGACCTCCAACGGCGCCAAGGCCGCCATCACTGCCTTTGGCGAGGAGCATGGCTGGGCGAGGGCGACCGTGCAATACCGCCTGCGCGACTGGTTGATCTCCCGCCAGCGCTACTGGGGTTGCCCGATTCCGATCATCCATTGTCCGTCCTGTGGGGCGGTGCCCGTGCCCAGGGAGCAGTTGCCGGTGGAGTTGCCCCGCACGGTGGAGCTGTCGGGCCGGGGCGGTTCGCCCCTGGCCCAGCTTGAGAGCTGGAAAGCGGTGGCCTGTCCCTGTTGCGGTGCCGACGCGCAGCGGGAAACCGACACCATGGACACCTTCATGTGTTCCTCCTGGTATTTCCTGCGCTTCGCCGATCCCCGCAATCAGGAGAAGCCATTCAGCGCCGAAGCGATTGCGCGCTGGCTGCCGGTGCAGCAGTACGTGGGCGGCATTGAACACGCGATCCTGCATCTGCTCTATGCCCGCTTCTTCACCAAGGCCCTGCACGATCGCGGTCTGCTCACGATCCGCGAACCCTTCCAGCGGCTGCTCACCCAGGGCATGGTGCAGGGGGTGACCTATCGCAACCCCAGCACCGGTCGCTACGTGCCCAGCGCCCAGGTGAGCGATCCCGCCGATCCACGCGACCCAGACGACGGCAGCCGTCTGGAGATCCTGTTCGAAAAAATGTCGAAGTCGAAGCACAACGGCGTCGACCCAGCGGCGGTGATCGATCGCTACGGGGCCGACACGGCCCGCATGTTCATCCTGTTCAAGGCGCCTCCGGAAAAGGATCTGGAATGGGATGACGCCGATGTGGAAGGGCAGTTTCGCTTTCTGCAGCGGCTCTGGCGCCTGGTGGATCAGGCCGCTGGCTGCGGCGTTGCACTCGCCACACCCCTGCCCCTGCCAACCGAACTCACACCAGACGACCGCGAGGCGCGCCGGGCCATCCACAGCGCCATCGCCGCCATCGACGAGGACCTGAGCGGGGAACTGCAGTTCAACACCGCGATCTCCGAGCTGATGAAGCTCGCCAATGCTCTTGGAGGGGGCCTCGATCAGCTCTCCGAGGCCGTGCGCCAGGAGGCGCTCTCGGCGTTGATCCGCCTGTTGGCGCCGTTTGCCCCCCACCTGGCCGAGGAGTTCTGGCTACGTCTTGGCGGCCACGGCAGCGTGCACCGGCAAGCCTGGCCCAGCCACGATCCTGAAGCCCTGGTGCAAGACAGCATCGAGCTGGTGATTCAGGTGAAGGGCAAGGTGCGGGGCAGTGTGACCGTGCCGGCCGACGCCGATCGCGAGACCTTGGAGCAACTCGCCCTGGCCAGTGATGTGGCCCAGAAATGGCTGGAGGGCCAGCCGCCCCGACGGGTGATTGTGGTGCCGGGGAAGCTGGTGAATCTGGTGCCCTGA
- the dacB gene encoding D-alanyl-D-alanine carboxypeptidase/D-alanyl-D-alanine-endopeptidase — MTPIQPLRRSLPLLSLLTIAAPAIAAPPPVPLLSPQAPQEARGLPSLRDGQRCPALQRAVEADLGAGKQAWSISIVDGNGELQADVNGRVARVPASNQKLISTAFALDRLGPDFRLRTQLVRRPDGVLELRGQGDPDLGLAGLQRLAMAALGQGGSRNPETGAAPIKLMLREEPPQRWWPRDWEPADRAYAYGAPITRLALTSNALDMAVQNPAARFKTLFSKQVQRQGGAVQLTVAAPQPLRVTPDLSQDDGMGTADGEGTTLLHEETSAPMHALLSLANTESHNFTAEVLLRAAADQWDVKAASREAMAWMTAQNLPVQGLRIADGSGLSRSNRVSSQTLAALLLHMHQHPLGPYYQASMAIAGRRGTLRNYFRGTSLEGRLWAKTGTLRGVRSVSGILQTADGPRFVSLISNGAGAPNQTIGAVLRSVQRLSPCPGSV, encoded by the coding sequence ATGACCCCGATCCAACCGTTGCGACGCAGTCTTCCCCTCCTGAGCTTGTTGACCATCGCCGCACCGGCGATTGCCGCACCTCCGCCGGTGCCCCTGCTCAGCCCCCAGGCCCCCCAGGAAGCGCGTGGTCTGCCCTCCTTGCGCGATGGCCAGCGCTGCCCTGCGCTGCAGCGGGCTGTGGAAGCCGATCTGGGAGCTGGCAAGCAGGCCTGGAGCATCAGCATCGTGGATGGCAATGGGGAGTTGCAGGCGGATGTGAATGGTCGGGTCGCTCGGGTCCCCGCTTCGAATCAGAAGTTGATCAGCACCGCCTTCGCTCTCGATCGTCTTGGCCCAGACTTCCGCCTGCGCACCCAACTGGTGCGCCGCCCTGATGGGGTGCTGGAGTTGCGCGGTCAGGGCGATCCCGACCTGGGTCTGGCCGGTCTGCAGCGGCTGGCGATGGCAGCTCTGGGGCAAGGCGGCTCCCGTAACCCCGAGACCGGAGCGGCGCCGATCAAACTGATGTTGCGGGAAGAACCACCCCAACGCTGGTGGCCCCGCGACTGGGAACCCGCTGATCGTGCCTATGCCTATGGCGCACCGATCACCCGGCTGGCTCTTACCAGCAATGCCCTCGACATGGCGGTGCAGAACCCGGCGGCCCGGTTCAAGACCTTGTTCAGCAAACAGGTGCAACGGCAGGGCGGTGCGGTGCAGCTCACGGTTGCGGCGCCCCAACCGCTTCGGGTCACGCCCGATCTGAGCCAGGACGATGGCATGGGAACAGCCGATGGCGAGGGCACGACGTTGCTGCATGAGGAAACCTCTGCGCCCATGCATGCCCTGCTCAGCCTCGCCAACACCGAGAGCCACAACTTCACCGCTGAGGTGTTGTTGCGGGCGGCGGCGGATCAGTGGGATGTGAAGGCCGCCTCGCGTGAGGCGATGGCCTGGATGACGGCCCAGAATCTGCCCGTCCAGGGACTGCGCATCGCTGATGGCAGCGGCCTCTCCCGTTCCAATCGGGTCAGCAGCCAGACCCTGGCGGCCCTCTTGTTGCACATGCATCAACACCCCCTGGGGCCCTACTACCAGGCCTCCATGGCTATCGCCGGGCGACGGGGCACCCTGCGCAATTACTTCCGAGGCACGTCCCTGGAGGGACGGTTATGGGCGAAGACCGGCACCCTGCGTGGGGTGCGGTCTGTGAGTGGGATTCTCCAGACCGCCGATGGCCCTCGGTTTGTGAGCCTGATCTCCAATGGTGCCGGGGCCCCGAATCAAACGATCGGGGCCGTGTTGCGCTCGGTGCAACGCCTCAGCCCGTGCCCCGGATCTGTCTGA
- the coaD gene encoding pantetheine-phosphate adenylyltransferase — protein sequence MRALYPGSFDPLTLGHLDLIERGYRLFGEVVVAVLQNPGKTPAFSLEQRLDQIKASTAHLRGVQVTSFDGLTVRCAETIGADLILRGLRAMSDFEYELQIAHTNRSLQPEIETVFLATSAHHSFLSSSVVKEVARFGGRVSHMVPEVVAQDLARLFNLPFPPEQR from the coding sequence ATGCGTGCCCTCTACCCCGGCAGCTTTGATCCGCTCACCCTGGGCCATCTGGATCTGATCGAGCGGGGCTACCGCCTCTTCGGCGAGGTGGTGGTGGCCGTGCTGCAGAACCCCGGCAAAACGCCGGCTTTCAGCCTCGAGCAACGCCTCGACCAGATCAAAGCCTCCACCGCGCACCTCAGGGGCGTGCAAGTGACCAGCTTCGACGGCCTCACCGTGCGCTGCGCTGAGACCATCGGCGCCGATCTGATTCTGCGGGGTCTGCGGGCGATGAGTGACTTCGAATACGAGCTCCAGATCGCCCACACCAACCGATCGCTGCAACCAGAGATCGAAACCGTGTTCCTGGCCACGTCAGCTCACCACAGCTTCCTCAGCAGCTCGGTGGTGAAGGAAGTGGCCCGTTTTGGCGGCCGTGTCAGTCACATGGTGCCGGAGGTGGTGGCGCAGGACCTCGCCAGGCTCTTTAATTTGCCTTTCCCACCTGAACAGCGATGA
- a CDS encoding cysteine desulfurase family protein encodes MVLEFSPDLGPGLYLDACATAPPRPEVLQHMAAVQRTAWGNASSLHAQGLQAAEQLERSRLELAQAFEADRDELIVTSGATESIHLALLGVARCQPPGRLVISAVEHPAVEAAAFRMVERGWQIARWPVDEEGTVRLDQLETLLAPPTRLVSLIWGQSEVGTLQPVERVGEACRAREIPLHVDATQVVSQGRPAWRSLPVDLLSASAHKCGGPKGVGLLLRRRALQERHGPIQAGGGQEGGLRGGTQPVVLMAGMARAISLLEPWVDPQAPEAEPGPSGIGAVQQRRDRLLKQLLNLAPLQLLGAPVQRLPHHIALLAADPKGRPLPGRAVVRALAAEGVAISSGSACASGRDGGSPVLAAMGIAPDWCRSGLRLSLGPWLSEADLNGVAAQVQGALEQVAATTAPP; translated from the coding sequence GTGGTGCTTGAGTTCAGCCCAGACCTGGGACCTGGTCTTTACCTTGATGCCTGCGCCACCGCGCCTCCTCGGCCTGAGGTTCTGCAGCACATGGCGGCCGTGCAGCGTACGGCCTGGGGCAACGCTTCGAGCCTGCACGCCCAGGGGCTTCAGGCGGCAGAGCAGTTGGAGCGCTCCCGCCTCGAGCTCGCCCAGGCCTTCGAGGCCGATCGCGATGAGTTGATCGTCACCTCGGGCGCCACCGAGTCGATCCATCTCGCCCTGCTCGGTGTGGCCCGTTGCCAGCCTCCAGGGCGGCTGGTGATCTCCGCGGTGGAACATCCGGCGGTGGAGGCTGCCGCCTTCAGGATGGTGGAGCGGGGTTGGCAGATCGCCCGTTGGCCCGTGGATGAAGAGGGCACCGTTCGCCTCGATCAGCTCGAGACCTTGCTGGCGCCGCCGACGCGGCTGGTGTCGTTGATCTGGGGGCAGAGCGAAGTGGGAACGCTTCAACCGGTGGAGAGGGTCGGGGAAGCCTGTCGTGCGCGGGAGATTCCGTTGCATGTGGATGCCACCCAGGTGGTGAGCCAGGGTCGGCCCGCCTGGCGCAGCTTGCCCGTGGATCTGCTCAGTGCCTCAGCCCACAAGTGTGGTGGTCCGAAAGGGGTGGGCCTGCTGTTGCGACGCCGGGCTCTCCAGGAAAGGCATGGCCCTATCCAAGCTGGTGGTGGCCAGGAGGGGGGGCTCCGGGGCGGAACCCAGCCAGTGGTCCTGATGGCCGGGATGGCACGGGCGATCAGCCTGTTGGAGCCCTGGGTGGATCCGCAGGCGCCTGAAGCCGAACCAGGCCCCAGTGGCATAGGCGCCGTGCAACAACGGCGCGATCGGTTGTTGAAGCAGTTGCTCAACCTCGCTCCGCTCCAGCTGCTCGGTGCTCCTGTGCAGCGACTGCCGCACCACATCGCCCTGTTGGCGGCTGATCCGAAGGGACGACCGCTGCCTGGACGCGCCGTTGTGCGGGCTCTGGCCGCTGAGGGTGTGGCGATCAGCAGTGGCAGTGCCTGCGCTTCCGGCCGCGATGGTGGCAGCCCGGTGCTGGCGGCCATGGGGATCGCACCGGATTGGTGTCGTTCCGGCCTTCGCCTCAGCCTCGGCCCCTGGCTCAGCGAAGCCGATCTCAACGGTGTGGCAGCCCAGGTGCAAGGAGCGCTTGAGCAGGTCGCCGCCACGACGGCACCGCCTTGA
- a CDS encoding DUF1995 family protein — protein MSLRLPADLLEAEDQAQQAMLEALAEPKQRRWSVHWRFEGLRILPVALRFAQALAAQELSPLLVWPDAGAAALARRDGGALASANASLQDVLTGRMDQRQGDLLIAVTPQPSDYDTLEQVCERWTGPVVMLNGRLEDAAVGIGSVARARRRGFVATWQVAYWLEPLAGAALLGRYPASWTLFRQDADGYREVTRFDQRPDADQIDSALHDGAAALGQQIGAMDRFLKDLSG, from the coding sequence GTGAGCCTTCGCCTTCCCGCCGATCTGCTCGAGGCTGAAGATCAGGCTCAGCAGGCCATGCTCGAGGCCCTCGCCGAGCCGAAGCAACGGCGTTGGTCGGTGCACTGGCGCTTTGAGGGCCTGCGCATTCTTCCGGTGGCGCTTCGTTTCGCCCAGGCTCTCGCCGCCCAGGAGCTCTCACCGCTGCTGGTCTGGCCCGATGCTGGTGCGGCGGCTCTGGCGCGCCGAGATGGCGGTGCGCTGGCGAGCGCCAATGCCTCGCTGCAGGATGTGCTTACCGGTCGGATGGATCAGCGCCAGGGCGATCTGTTGATCGCGGTCACCCCCCAACCGAGTGATTACGACACGCTGGAGCAGGTGTGTGAACGCTGGACCGGTCCGGTGGTGATGCTCAATGGTCGCCTGGAGGATGCCGCCGTGGGCATCGGCAGTGTGGCCCGGGCCCGCCGCCGCGGTTTTGTCGCCACCTGGCAGGTGGCCTACTGGCTCGAGCCCCTGGCCGGAGCGGCACTGCTCGGGCGCTACCCCGCGTCCTGGACGTTGTTCCGACAAGACGCCGATGGCTACCGGGAGGTCACCCGGTTTGATCAGCGCCCCGACGCGGATCAGATCGACAGCGCTCTCCACGATGGTGCAGCAGCACTGGGTCAACAGATCGGTGCGATGGATCGCTTCCTCAAGGACCTGAGCGGCTGA
- the uvrC gene encoding excinuclease ABC subunit UvrC, which translates to MRSGCFLASPSVRSPLLMQPERLERRLKEIPAQPGCYLMRDQDDRILYVGKSKSLRSRVRSYFRSRHDLSPRIRLMTRQVCEIEFIVTDSEAEALALESNLIKNHQPHFNVLLKDDKKYPYLCITWSETYPRLFITRRRRFRSPLDRFYGPYVDVGLLRRTLFLVKRVFPLRQRPRPLYPDRTCLNHAIGRCPGVCQEKISSEEYHRILRKVAMVFQGRSDELQTLLTEQMERYAERLDFEAAARIRDQLQGLDQLTADQKMSLPDSSVSRDVLALACDQRVAAVQLFQMRAGKLVGRLGFTADAEGLEPGLILQRVIEEHYSQVDAVEIPPELLVQHPLPQRALLEDWLGEQRERRVQIHCPQRRQKADLIELVQRNAEFELLRAQRGQEQQALATEDLAQLLELPRPPRRIEGYDISHIQGSDAVASQVVFIDGLPAKQHYRKYKIRSSSVRAGHSDDFMSMAEVIRRRFRRWARAKAEGADLGALRHRGGSALQTDGLNDWPDVVMIDGGKGQLSAVMEALRELDLDQDLTVCSLAKQREEIFLPGERQPLESEPDQLGVALLRRLRDEAHRFAVSFHRQQRGERMKRSRLSDIPGLGPKRVRDLLAHFHSIDAIQLAPVEQLAAAPGIGPSLAEQIHGFFHPQDDHGFDEAEVEAPPPAAGGQSERFDALPR; encoded by the coding sequence ATGCGGAGCGGATGCTTCTTGGCTTCACCGTCGGTGCGATCACCCTTGCTGATGCAACCGGAGCGGCTGGAACGCCGCCTCAAGGAGATTCCGGCCCAGCCCGGCTGTTACCTGATGCGCGATCAGGACGATCGCATTCTTTACGTGGGCAAGTCGAAGAGTCTGCGCAGCCGGGTGCGCAGTTATTTCCGCAGTCGTCACGACCTCTCCCCCCGCATCCGCCTGATGACACGGCAGGTGTGCGAGATCGAATTCATCGTGACTGACAGCGAGGCGGAAGCGCTGGCGCTGGAATCGAATCTGATCAAGAACCATCAGCCCCACTTCAATGTGTTGCTGAAGGACGACAAGAAATACCCCTACCTGTGCATCACCTGGAGTGAGACCTATCCGCGTCTGTTCATCACCCGCCGGCGCCGTTTTCGCAGCCCCCTCGATCGGTTTTATGGTCCGTATGTGGATGTTGGCCTGCTGCGCCGCACCCTGTTTCTGGTGAAACGGGTGTTTCCCCTGCGGCAGCGTCCGCGGCCGCTTTACCCCGACCGCACCTGCCTCAACCATGCCATCGGCCGCTGCCCGGGGGTGTGTCAGGAAAAGATCAGCTCGGAGGAGTACCACCGCATCCTGCGCAAGGTGGCGATGGTGTTTCAGGGCCGCAGCGATGAGCTTCAGACCCTGCTCACCGAGCAGATGGAGCGCTACGCCGAACGGCTCGATTTCGAAGCGGCGGCCCGGATCCGTGACCAGCTGCAGGGGCTGGATCAACTGACCGCCGATCAGAAAATGAGCCTGCCCGATTCCTCGGTGAGTCGGGATGTGCTCGCCCTGGCGTGTGATCAACGGGTGGCCGCCGTGCAGTTGTTCCAGATGCGCGCCGGCAAGTTGGTGGGTCGCCTCGGTTTCACCGCCGACGCCGAGGGCCTGGAGCCGGGATTGATCCTGCAGCGGGTGATCGAAGAGCACTACAGCCAGGTGGATGCGGTGGAGATTCCACCGGAGCTGTTGGTGCAACATCCGTTGCCCCAGCGGGCCCTGCTGGAGGACTGGTTGGGGGAACAGCGGGAGCGGCGGGTCCAGATCCACTGTCCGCAGCGCCGCCAGAAGGCGGATCTGATCGAGCTGGTGCAACGCAACGCCGAATTCGAGCTGTTGCGGGCCCAACGGGGGCAGGAACAGCAGGCCCTGGCAACGGAAGATCTGGCCCAGCTGCTCGAATTGCCCCGCCCCCCCCGACGGATCGAGGGCTACGACATCAGCCATATCCAGGGCAGCGATGCGGTGGCCTCGCAGGTGGTGTTTATCGATGGTCTGCCCGCCAAGCAGCACTACCGCAAATACAAGATCCGCAGCAGCAGCGTCCGGGCGGGCCACAGCGACGACTTCATGTCGATGGCGGAGGTGATTCGTCGCCGGTTCCGGCGGTGGGCGCGGGCCAAGGCGGAGGGGGCTGACCTGGGGGCGCTGCGGCATCGGGGTGGCAGTGCTCTGCAGACCGATGGCCTCAACGACTGGCCCGATGTGGTGATGATCGACGGTGGCAAGGGTCAGCTCTCAGCCGTGATGGAAGCCCTGCGGGAACTGGATCTGGATCAGGACCTCACCGTCTGCTCTCTGGCGAAGCAACGGGAGGAGATTTTTCTGCCGGGTGAACGGCAGCCCCTGGAGAGCGAGCCGGATCAACTGGGGGTGGCTCTGCTGCGACGGCTTCGTGATGAGGCCCATCGCTTCGCCGTGAGCTTCCATCGTCAACAGCGGGGCGAACGGATGAAGCGCTCCCGTCTCTCCGATATTCCCGGTCTGGGGCCGAAACGGGTGCGCGACCTGCTGGCCCATTTCCACTCCATCGATGCCATCCAGCTGGCGCCTGTGGAGCAGTTGGCGGCGGCACCGGGGATCGGCCCCTCCCTTGCCGAGCAGATCCATGGCTTCTTTCATCCCCAGGACGACCATGGCTTCGACGAGGCCGAGGTGGAGGCCCCCCCGCCGGCGGCTGGGGGCCAGAGTGAACGCTTCGATGCCCTGCCGCGATGA